The following are encoded in a window of Arthrobacter sp. OAP107 genomic DNA:
- a CDS encoding carboxypeptidase-like regulatory domain-containing protein produces the protein MITLLEAGDGHLGTSRTDDDGRYAFPFPLAGRYVVTMLHPRTRVAMARKITVDTRSMRIDFGAPAVQGHSGKRREACAAPATI, from the coding sequence ATGATAACACTCCTTGAAGCCGGCGACGGGCACTTGGGCACCAGCCGAACGGACGACGACGGCAGGTATGCCTTCCCGTTCCCACTGGCCGGCCGCTACGTGGTGACCATGCTTCATCCCAGGACTCGCGTAGCCATGGCGCGGAAGATCACTGTGGATACCCGCTCCATGCGCATAGACTTTGGCGCTCCGGCTGTGCAGGGGCATTCCGGGAAGCGGAGGGAAGCGTGTGCAGCCCCAGCCACGATTTAA